The Homo sapiens chromosome 17 genomic scaffold, GRCh38.p14 alternate locus group ALT_REF_LOCI_1 HSCHR17_2_CTG2 DNA segment tttgagaccagcctaaccaagatagtgaaacctcgtctctactaaaaatgcccccaaaaattagccaagcatggtggcacatgcctgtaatcccagctacttgagaggctgaagcaccagaatcgcttgaatctgggaggtggaggttgcagtgagctgcgatcgcaccactgtactccagcctggccagcagagcgagactccatcttaaaaaaaaaaaaaaaaaagggctggccaagcacagtggctcacacctgtaatcccagaactttgggaggccgaggcgggcagatcacacgaggtcaggagttcgagactagcctggccaacactgtgaaaccccatccctactaaaaatacaaaaaattagccaggcatggtggcaggcgcctataatcccagctactttggatgctgaggcaggagaatcgcttgaacctggaaggcagaggttgcagtgggccaagatcacgccactgcactccagcctgggtgacagtgccaggctctccctcaaaaaaaagaaaaaagaaaaaaaaaaggaaaagaaaaggccaggtatggtggcatccACCTCTAGTgacagctacttggaaggctcagGTAGGCGAATCGGCTGAGCCCaggaagccaaggctgcagtgagctatgagtgcaCAACTGCAgagacagaacaagatcctgtccgGAAAAAAAAGTTACCCACAGAATTTTCAGTCCCAATTCCACCTCAAGGTGAAGTTAAATACAAGGACTCAAGCAAATACTTAGTGCACccattttcatagcagcattgtacTCACCATAGGGAAAAGGTGGAAACCCACTGACCACCAAAAGTTTAATGACTAAACAATGTgtgcaaaatacataaaatgaattgTGTAAATTCAGTCACTAAAAGGACTGAAGCTCTGATCCATGCTTTTACATGGATAAAAACATTACGCTAGATGAAATAAAGACagccacaaaaggacaaatattatatgatcccacttacatgaggtatctagAATGGGCCAAATTCATAGTGACAacgtaaaataaaagttactaGCAGCTAGGGAGAGGGGAAATGAAGTTATTGATTGTTTAATGGCTATAATTCGCTTTGTGTGGGGTGAAGAGAAAGTTTTCAAATAGTGGTGATTACACAACACTGTCAATGTATTCGGTGCCACTaaattgttgtgtgtgtgtgtgtgtgtgtgtgtgtgtgtgtgtgtgtgtgtaaaagtctcgctttgtcgcccaggcgagagggagagggagacggggagagagagggagacggggagggggagggggggaggagggggagggggggagagagggggagagagagagagagagatttgaaaaaaagtctcactgtgtcacccaggctacagtgtacTGGTGCAATcgaggctcaccgcaacctctgcctcctgggttcaaacaattctcctgtctcagcctcccgagtaactgggattgcaggcatgcaccaccacacccggctaattttgtatttttaatagagacagagtttcaccatgttggtcaggttggtatcgaactcctgatctcaggtgacccacccacctcagcctcccaaagtgctgggattacaggcgtgagccactgcacccaggctatcacaactttttaaaagtaaaaagttatgTACGTATAAATATTCCTTACATATTTATCTACATTATCAAAAACTGGGAACAAGCTGAAGTATAAATGGGGGAACAGTTTAACACACATTAGTAAGACTGAAACTTGTTTAtgctaaaacagaaaatataaaattatgtttgctACGAGAGTAACTATTAAAAACATGCCCATAGAAACAGaacactggctgggtgtggtgactcatgcttgtaatctcagcactttgggaggcgaaggcgggcggatcacttgaggtcaggagttccagaccagcctagccaaaatggtgaaaacaccgtctctactaaaaatacaaaaaaaattagttgggcatggtggcaggcccctgtaactccagttactcaggaggctgagacaggagaatcacttgaacccaggaggtgaaggctgcagtgatctgagatggcgccactgcactctagcctgggagacagagtgagacatggtctcaaatttaaaaaaagactgaaaactaatataacaaaaattaaaataattctaattccTCTCATTTCCTTCCTCTACTCATTTTAACATGTTAGATTTCAATCTACCAGCAACAAAAATATCCCacatcaaaataattatgctgactGCTATGCTAGTGGGTTGAGACAGGTCTGTTTTAATACTATCCAAAGTAGTTTCAGTAAGAGCCAAAAGAATTACTATGCAGCCAAGTCTACAAAGACAGGCCCAAGAAACAACACGGAAAACCCAAACAGCGCCCCCCTTAACTTTCACGCTGAGCGCTGCTGTTCTTCCCCACAACTTACCTGCAGGCACGGTCAGGGGAATTAAGAATTTCGTAGTAGAATACGGAAAAATTGAGAGCAAGACCTAAGCGAATAGGATGCGTTGGTGGAAGTTCTGTCATTGCAATATCACTAGCAGCTTTATAAGCCACTAGGCTGTTCTCCGCAGCCTCCTTCCTGTCGTTTCCTGTGGCAAATTCTGCCAGATACCTGTGGTAGTCCCCTTtcctaaaacaaaaccaaaattaaaaaaaaaaaaaaaatttaaactaggaacgatttttaaaggaaaataagctAAAATTGttctatattatataaaatgtgacaaaaatatatgtaacaattAGGTGTACttcaataattttaaacactCTCAGGAATAACTGGCTtcgtttcatttttttccttagacATTTCATATTACTAAATATAAGCAAAAATCCCAGGAAATTAACTGAGGAGcctctaaaaattaataaaattatcacCTGATAGACCAGAATTAAACAAGCAAGTGGTTCCAAGGAATGGCATGACAGTttattaatcataaaataaaatgtctatatATAACACTAAGCACTGTGAAATGTATGCCGTTTGGGGGAGGGGAATGGGATAggtctcacaaaaacaaaagaatataaataagcaaaagcTAATACATTTTCATAATAGCCCAACCACCTTTTCATTACAATATTAACTATCCTTCTAACATTGAACaattattcttaaataaaagttgaaaacctACATAGAACAAAGTTATGGTTCTAAAAGGACCAACTTTCAATCTTACATTTTCCCTTCTAGTATAGAACCtacattttataatagaaaaccTTGGACTCGCCAGTGTTAGCTGCTGGAATGAGGTGTTTGTCCAGTACATCCAGAATGTCACAACAGATTAACTTTAGCTCAGTctcaacctaaaaaaaaaaaaattttttttaaatcagattaagTCTAGAAATTCTACAAATTATTACATATTCTATCTCTGGTTTTGAGGTAGAGAGCTTAGTATTAAAAAGAATTTGTATCCCTCTCCAaactcccttcttccttcttgacacaaaagcagagaaaagctgCCTCTAGGTTATAAAAAGTATCTTTTCCCTTCTGCATGCTGCCTattgttacacacacacatgcaggcacGCACACACGCCAGCCCCCACACCCCCTTCACAGTACCACAGTACAGCTACAGAATTACCAATGACTAAAACTGAACACTGATGCTTCTTGGTAAATGCTGGTCAATTACATGAATTACCTTCTTTCACAAGGTAGCAACGTAAAGACATTGCTCTAAGATCAACAATTAAATAAGAATTTAAtaagcagagctaggatttgaacccaggcaggctgCAAGGGACAGAATCAAAATTTAAACCCAGGCAGTTTGCCTTCAGCACTCACATCCTTAACAACATTCACCAGGCAATTCCTTTAGTGGCAGAGATCCGTAACTATTAAAACACCGAAAACCTATCTACCAAAGTAGCTACTGCCACCCATCTCTATCCACTGATCATGCTGAACACGCACACCACCTCTCAACGCACATCCTCAGCTTGCTTCCTGTTTGCTATTAACTCATGCAGCACTACTGCTGAACCTTTCATGAGGGTCCTCTCCGTGCCCCTGGAACCTCCGTTTCACTGcagaaaattctctctttttcttctataatCACATCCTTATCCCAAGCAAAACTACTTTCTGAATAAACGACATCCCTGACAGCTTTTCCAATAGAGACTGGTCTAGGAGAAGGAAGACTTCTAAGTTCTCCTAGCTCCTTGCATACTCAATGACTGCTCTATTACTCCAAACTCTTCCTCCTCACAAGCTGATGATCTACATTCTATTTCTCAGTTTTTGTCATCAATAGATCTCTACACCCTTCTCCCAGATTCACTGAGTATCTACAGCAAACCCACCCAATACCTGAGATCACACCAAGGTATGGTGCAGCCATGTTCCATTCAACAGAGTTCTTTGCTCTCTACTCCTAGACTTTCACTTGTCCACACCCATGACCATGCTGCTCCATACTAGAAGTCTGAATTGCAACACTCCACTCTTGGCCCGTGGCTTCCTTTTTCAGTTCCTCttctcttattatttctatttaggGACTCATCAGGACATCTGgactctttattttttactttttctttctttgattcagagtttccctcttgttgccaaggctggatggagtgcagtggctcgacgttggctcattgcaacctccacctcctgggttcaagcgattctcctgtctcagcctcccgagtagctgggattacaggtgcccgccaccatgcctggctaatttttgtatttttagtggagacggggtttcaccatgtcggtcaggctgctctcgaactcctcacctcaggtacctgcccgccttggcctcccaaagtgctgggattacaggcatgagccaccacggaaGGCCCCAGCTCACAACTTTCTATGTGACCTCAGGTATGTCAAACACCCAAAACCCTGGTTTGTGCATTCATAGTTGGGATAATACCTCCCCCTTCCAGTGCCATTTTAAAGATTTCATGTACTACCTTGCACAAATACatgtaacaaaaatatttctctacTCAGGACAGTGCCCAGTACAGCTGGCGAGTCAGTAACTGTGGTTCCCCCACCCTTCCCTCCCCCAACCAACCTCACTTTCCACCTGCCCTGTAATTCTCTTCCCTGTTCTTTCCTGTATTTACGTGCCTGTCTCTTCTACTAGAATCGGTTACTCAACAGCAGCACTCCCGACAGTTTGTTGTGGGGCCCGTGCTGTGCCCAGTAGAATGGTTAGCAGCACCCCAGTCCCCACCCCACTAGATGCTAGGAACACCCTCCAgaagttgtgacaatcaaaagtATTTCTAGACATTGTTAAACGTTCTCTGAAGTACAAAAGCACCTCTAATTGAAAACTGCTGCATTACAGTGATGGCTGtccaacttttttttaacaagacctacaataagaaacattttatatatgtatatacacccaCAGTAAGTAAAATAACTTCATTAAATAatcctcagggaaaaaaaaagaggaatcagACAAATTAACCCAATATATTGGTTTttgggtgcttttttttttttttagatggagtctcgcgctctgtcacccaggctggagtgcagcagtgcgatctcggctcaccgcaagctccgcctcccggattcacaccattctcctgcctcagcctcccgagtagctgggaccacaggctcccgccaccacgcccagctaatgttttgtatttttagtagagacggggtttcaccatgttagccaggatggtctcgatctcctgacctcgtgatccgcccacctcagcctcccaaagtgctgggattacaggcctgagccaccgcgcctggccaacccaccatatttttttaaaaaacagtcatCATTTTGCTTGAAAATACAATAGTTCCCCCTTATCCAAGAGGGATCCATTGAGACCTGCCAGTGGATGTGATGAAACCATGGAAAATACCAAACCTGATACAGACTATGTTTTGTCCTCATGCATAGCCACGGGTAAGTTTAACTTATAAACCAGGCACAAAGATCAATATCAGAAACATTATAACATACTGTAATACAAGTTATATGAATGTAGTCTCCTTTTCTCTCAAAATCTTAAGTGTACCGTCCTACAGGTAACTCaaactgtggataaggggggATGATGGCACAACAATCTCACCATTTGCCGATATTCCCGAATCATTTTTAGCTTGTCTTCTCctcccttgttttcttctttctgttcaaTGCTGCTGATTATTCTCCAGGAGGCTCTTCTAGCTCCAATCACATTCTTATATGCAACAGATAGGAGGTTTCTTTCTTCAACTGTCAGCTCCACATCCATCCCTGCTACTTTCTTCATTGACTCCACCATTTCTGTATGGGAAAAGGAAAAGTCAGACCTTACAAATTTGAAGTTTTCTTAACATATTCctttcaaagtagtttttttctgtcAAGCTACTGcgaaaaaaacattttaacaaaaataatttcataatcaTCAAAACTAATATGAGTAAAAAGCCAAAAACATGTAAAGGAAACCAAACTAAGAGCCAATACAAAGACTCCAGAAGGTAGTTAGGTGGAGTGAGAAAGACTTCATATACTATCTAATATAATTTAGTGTGGTCTGAAAGCACCTCTCATTAAATAAGGTAATTAGGCACACCTAACTATTTTCCagcaaaaaaaaatgagctgtcAGTTTAAGAGAAAGATTAAGAATTTACAGGTTctaaaatgtattgtctcacaaataaatagtatttccaaaaatacaaaa contains these protein-coding regions:
- the YWHAE gene encoding 14-3-3 protein epsilon, producing the protein MDDREDLVYQAKLAEQAERYDEMVESMKKVAGMDVELTVEERNLLSVAYKNVIGARRASWRIISSIEQKEENKGGEDKLKMIREYRQMVETELKLICCDILDVLDKHLIPAANTGESKVFYYKMKGDYHRYLAEFATGNDRKEAAENSLVAYKAASDIAMTELPPTHPIRLGLALNFSVFYYEILNSPDRACRLAKAAFDDAIAELDTLSEESYKDSTLIMQLLRDNLTLWTSDMQGDGEEQNKEALQDVEDENQ